The Aminipila terrae nucleotide sequence TCAATCCTGTAGTATTTTTAGCAGCCTCTGCACTCTTTGATGCAAGGTTTCGTACTTCATCTGCAACTACTGCAAAGCCTTTCCCTGCAGTCCCGGCTCTGGCTGCTTCCACAGCCGCATTTAGAGCCAGTATATTTGTCTGGAAAGCAATATCTTCTATGGTTTTTATGATATTTCCAATCTGACCTGAAGTATTATTTATGTCATCCATAGCCTTAAGAAGTTCCTGCATCTGCTTATTGCTGTTTTCAAGTTCAGTGCCTACAGCTTCTGCCTTGTCATTTGCATTATTGGCGTGCACTGCATTATCTTTAACCTGGTTCGATATTTCCATAATCTTTGCAGACAGCTGTTCTACGGAACTGGCCTGTTGTATAGCTCCCTGGCTTAAGGACTGGGCGCCGTCTGAAAACTGCTCTGCACCGGTTGCTACCTGCTCTGCAGCTACTCTCATTTCATTGAATGTCATATTTAATGAGTCTAAAATCCGTTTTAAATCAATCTTTATACGATTAAAATCTCCTATGAAATCCCTTTCAATGGTTACATCCAAATTTCCAGATGCTACATTTTCAAGAACCTCAGTAATTTCATTTATATATCCGCCTAATGCTATAGAAGTCTCTGTGAAAATTTTTGATAGCACGCCTAATTCGTCGTTCTTATACGTTATTTCACTGTCTCCGTGAGAAAGATCCCCATTCCTCATTTTTTCTGCCAGCCTCATAACAGAATCTACTGGAGCCAGGCCTTTCTTAATCGCCATAACACTGACAAAAATGAGTACAGCCAAACCAATAGCACCGATACCTGCCAATGCTAACGCAATCTTTGTAACTGCACTCATTGCCTCACTTTTATTGACTACAAAAGCGCTGGACCAGTTCACATCAGTCCCTTTCAGCTTAAGGGCTTTATGCATAACCAAGGCGGTTTTGCCATTTGAATAAGGATTTTTTATCTCATCCGTTATGGATTTTCCACTTTTTACTGCTGATTGTATATTTTTATATTTAGAAATGGTCTCTGGTACACTTCCAACCACTTTTTTATCTAAAGTGTGAGCCATACAATTGCCCTGACTTGTAACAATATAGCTATACGAAGATTTATAGCCACCGTTTGCATAATTCAGTCCTGCAATACTTTTCATATTTATATCGCAAGTGACAACACCCAGGAATTCACCGTTATTATTTATAATTGGACAACACAGTGAAATCAGCCATACCTTTTCTCCCGTTGTAAGTTTATATTCATATGGTTCTGTAACATGGGTGGATAAATTCTCTTTTGCTGGTAAATAGTAATCTGCTGTTCCATATGTATCAAAATCGTTGAGGATGTCCAGACCTGTGCTGGATCCATTACGATATACATAGTATGAAAGACCGTTAGGCGTATCTGCCATAAATTTATTGGGTTCAAATGCATAATATGCAGAAAATATTTTATCATTATTCTTTAACACACCCTGCAGAGACTGTATAAGCATTTTGTTTGCGTTTTCTTTATCCAGATTTTGAAATCTCTGCACTTCTAATGACAGGGCCTGTGAAAAAATATTCATACTCTCCAGGTAAGATAACACTTCTTTGGCATTATCATCTGCAATGTAATTTAATTCTTTTTGTGTCATTTTACTCACTGTGGTACTGGTTAACAAGCTCAAACAGGAACACATTACAACTATTACAATTAAAATAATAATAGCCAGTGTAAATGGTATTTTTACTGACAATCTGTTCTTCCATAAAATTTTCCCTTCACTCATTTTTATTCTCCTTTACCAATTATTAAATAACGTATTTGCAAAGTCTATGAACCTCTTAATATAGCTTGCTAAAAAATCAGAATTTTTATTATATTGTGTAAAATAATATTTTAAGAATATTTTAACATTTTATGACAGCGAAATCAAACGAATTAGGACAAAAAAAACAGAGATTCAACATATTAAATGTTGAATCTCTGCTTCCTCATAAATATACAATTTTAATCATTCTTTATATTGCTATTCTTCTATAAATTTTTATCCTGCAGTCTGAAATTTCCTATGTAACTTTTCAGCATCTGTGCCTGCCTGGAAAGTTCTTCACTTGTAGCAGCACTTTCTTCAGCGGTTGCTGCATTGGTCTGAACTACATTTGAAATCTGCTCAATCCCTGCGGTAACTTCTTCCAATGATAGAGATTGAACCTCTGTCTTTTCAGAGATTTCTGCTATAACAGAAAGAATTTCTTTTGTACCCATTACCACGTGATCCAGGGAAGTTGCTGTAATTTCTGCAAATCTGGCTCCTTCCCGAACAGAATGAAGGGAACTTTCAATCAATCCTGTAGTATTTTTAGCAGCCTCTGCACTCTTGGATGCAAGGTTTCTTACTTCATCTGCAACAACTGCAAAGCCTTTCCCTGCAGTCCCGGCTCTGGCTGCTTCTACAGCCGCATTTAGAGCCAGTATATTTGTCTGGAAAGCAATATCCTCTATGGTTTTTATGATATTTCCAATCTGACCTGAAGTATTGTTTATGTCGTCCATAGCCTTAAGAAGCTCCTGCATCTGCTTATTGCTGTTTTCAAGTTCAGTGCCTACAGCTTCTGCCTTATCATTTGCATTATTGGCATGCACTGCATTTTCTTTAACCTGGTTCGTTATCTCCATAATCTTTGCAGACAACTGCTCTACGGAACTGGCCTGTTGTATAGCTCCCTGACTTAAGGACTGGGCGCCGTCTGAGAACTGCTCTGCACCAGTTGCTACCTGCTCTGCAGCAACTTTCATTTCATTAAAGGTCATATTTAATGAGTCTAAAATACGTTTTAAATCAATCTTTATACGATTAAAGTCTCCAATGAAATCCCGTTCAATAGATACATCCAGATTTCCAGATGCTACATTTTCAAGAACCTCAGTAATTTCATT carries:
- a CDS encoding methyl-accepting chemotaxis protein, with the protein product MSEGKILWKNRLSVKIPFTLAIIILIVIVVMCSCLSLLTSTTVSKMTQKELNYIADDNAKEVLSYLESMNIFSQALSLEVQRFQNLDKENANKMLIQSLQGVLKNNDKIFSAYYAFEPNKFMADTPNGLSYYVYRNGSSTGLDILNDFDTYGTADYYLPAKENLSTHVTEPYEYKLTTGEKVWLISLCCPIINNNGEFLGVVTCDINMKSIAGLNYANGGYKSSYSYIVTSQGNCMAHTLDKKVVGSVPETISKYKNIQSAVKSGKSITDEIKNPYSNGKTALVMHKALKLKGTDVNWSSAFVVNKSEAMSAVTKIALALAGIGAIGLAVLIFVSVMAIKKGLAPVDSVMRLAEKMRNGDLSHGDSEITYKNDELGVLSKIFTETSIALGGYINEITEVLENVASGNLDVTIERDFIGDFNRIKIDLKRILDSLNMTFNEMRVAAEQVATGAEQFSDGAQSLSQGAIQQASSVEQLSAKIMEISNQVKDNAVHANNANDKAEAVGTELENSNKQMQELLKAMDDINNTSGQIGNIIKTIEDIAFQTNILALNAAVEAARAGTAGKGFAVVADEVRNLASKSAEAAKNTTGLIESSLDSVREGARFAEITATSLDHVVIGTKEILSAIAEISEKTEVQSQSLEEVTAGIEQISKVVQTNAATAEESAATSQELSAQAQLLKDQISRFKIR